The following proteins are encoded in a genomic region of Vicugna pacos chromosome 16, VicPac4, whole genome shotgun sequence:
- the PITPNA gene encoding phosphatidylinositol transfer protein alpha isoform, with product MVLLKEYRVILPVSVEEYQVGQLYSVAEASKNETGGGEGVEVLVNEPYEKDGEKGQYTHKIYHLQSKVPTFVRMLAPEGALNIHEKAWNAYPYCRTVITNEYMKEDFLIKIETWHKPDLGTQENVHKLEPEAWKHVEAIYIDIADRSQVLSKDYKAEEDPAKFKSIKTGRGPLGPNWKQELVNQKDCPYMCAYKLVTVKFKWWGLQNKVENFIHKQEKRLFTNFHRQLFCWLDKWVDLTMDDIRRMEEETKRQLDEMRQKDPVKGMTADD from the exons TATCAAGTAGGGCAGCTGTATTCTGTGGCTGAGGCCAGCAAAAATGAAACGGGTGGTGGTGAAGGTGTGGAGGTCTTGGTGAACGAGCCCTATGAGAAGGACGGTGAGAAAGGCCAGTACACACACAAGATCTACCACTTACAGAG CAAAGTGCCCACATTTGTTCGAATGCTGGCCCCCGAGGGAGCCCTGAATATACATGAAAAAGCGTGGAATGCCTACCCTTATTGCAGAACCG TTATTACA aaTGAGTACATGAAAGAAGACTTTCTGATTAAAATTGAAACCTGGCACAAACCAGATCTTGGCACCCAGGAGAAT gTGCATAAACTGGAGCCTGAGGCATGGAAACACGTGGAAGCCATATACATAGACATTGCAGATCGAAGCCAAGTACTTAGCAAG GATTACAAGGCAGAGGAAGACCCTGCAAAATTTAAATCTATCAAAACAGGCCGAGGACCCTTGGGCCCCAATTGGAAG caggaacttgtaaatCAGAAAGATTGCCCATACATGTGTGCATACAAACTGGTTACTGTCAAGTTCAAGTGGTGGGGCCTACAGAACAAAGTGGAAAACTTTATACACAAG CAAGAGAAGCGTCTATTTACAAACTTCCACAGGCAGCTGTTCTGTTGGCTGGATAAATGGGTTGACCTGACCATGGACGACATTCGGAGGATGGAAGAAGAGACGAAGAGACAGCTGGATGAG atgAGACAAAAGGACCCAGTGAAAGGAATGACAGCGGATGACTAa